One Oncorhynchus gorbuscha isolate QuinsamMale2020 ecotype Even-year unplaced genomic scaffold, OgorEven_v1.0 Un_scaffold_1221, whole genome shotgun sequence DNA segment encodes these proteins:
- the LOC124021809 gene encoding cytochrome P450 26A1-like has product MGLPFIGETLQLLLQRRKFLRMKRQKYGCIYRTHLFGNPTVRVMGANNVRHILLGEHKLVAVQWPASVRTILGSDTLSNMHGTQHKNKKKAIMRAFSRDALEHYIPVIQEEVRSAVREWLEKDSCVLVYPEMKRLMFRIAMRILLGFDPDQIKTDEQELVEAFEEMTKNLFSLPVDVPFSGLYRGLKARNLIHSKIEENIQTKIDSGKEVKQRDALQQLIDTSRNSDEPFSMQAIKESATELLFGGHETTASTATSLVMFLGLNPDTLNKLRQELHQQEELGVDLLGQHVNIEVLEQLKYTGCVIKETLRINPPVPGGFRVVLKTFQLNGYQIPKGWTMIYSICDTHDVADVFPNKEEFNPERFMDKSSEDSSRFNYIPFGGGSRMCVGKEFAKVLLKIFLVELTLQCDWTLSNGPPTMKTGPTVYPVDNLPTVFSSYSRT; this is encoded by the exons ATGGGCTTACCTTTCATTGGCGAGACGCTCCAACTCCTTCTCCAG AGGAGAAAGTTCCTGCGGATGAAACGGCAGAAGTATGGATGCATTTACAGAACGCATCTCTTTGGCAACCCCACGGTGCGCGTCATGGGAGCGAACAACGTCAGACACATTCTACTGGGTGAACATAAACTTGTCGCGGTGCAGTGGCCCGCTTCCGTGAGAACTATTTTGGGATCGGACACGCTCTCCAATATGCACGGGACCCagcacaaaaacaagaaaaag GCTATAATGAGAGCGTTTTCCCGGGATGCCTTGGAACACTACATCCCGGTGAtccaggaggaggtgaggagcgcCGTGAGGGAATGGCTGGAGAAGGACTCATGCGTTCTAGTCTACCCCGAAATGAAGCGCCTCATGTTCCGCATCGCCATGAGGATCCTCTTGGGCTTCGACCCGGACCAGATCAAGACCGACGAGCAGGAGCTGGTGGAGGCATTCGaagagatgaccaagaacctttTCTCCCTTCCGGTCGATGTCCCCTTCAGCGGCTTGTACCGG GGATTGAAAGCCCGAAATTTAATCCACTCCAAAATCGAGGAGAATATCCAGACAAAAATAGACAGTGGTAAAGAGGTGAAACAGAGAGACGCGCTACAACAGCTGATAGACACCAGTAGGAACAGTGACGAGCCCTTCAGCATGCAG GCAATTAAGGAGTCGGCCACAGAGCTTTTATTTGGAGGCCATGAGACCACTGCCAGTACAGCCACCTCACTGGTCATGTTCCTGGGACTCAACCCCGACACGCTCAACAAACTCAGACAAGAACTGCACCAGCAG gaggaactaGGTGTGGATCTGCTGGGGCAGCATGTGAACATTGAGGTGTTGGAACAGTTAAAGTATACAGGCTGTGTCATCAAAGAGACGTTGAGGATAAACCCCCCTGTACCTGGAGGCTtcagagtggtgctgaagacATTCCAGCTCAAT GGTTACCAGATCCCCAAAGGCTGGACCATGATCTACAGTATCTGTGACACCCACGACGTGGCCGACGTGTTCCCCAACAAAGAGGAGTTCAACCCGGAGCGTTTCATGGACAAATCCTCTGAGGACTCCTCGCGCTTCAACTACATCCCGTTCGGAGGCGGCTCCAGGATGTGTGTCGGAAAAGAGTTTGCCAAGGTTCTCCTGAAGATATTCCTGGTAGAGCTGACACTGCAATGTGACTGGACTCTGTCGAACGGCCCCCCGACCATGAAGACCGGCCCTACGGTCTACCCCGTTGACAACCTGCCCACTGTGTTCAGCAGTTACAGCCGTACCTAG